One stretch of Zingiber officinale cultivar Zhangliang chromosome 6B, Zo_v1.1, whole genome shotgun sequence DNA includes these proteins:
- the LOC121990053 gene encoding protein argonaute 1D-like, which produces MPAYDGRKSLYMAGTFPFESKEFTVSLPENDGRKAKDFRVIIKLAGNTSIHNLKEFLAGRQIEAPQEVIQALDIVLRESPSTKYTSVARSFFSPSFGHRAPIGKA; this is translated from the exons ATGCCAGCTTATGATGGAAGGAAGAGCCTGTATATGGCTGGTACTTTTCCTTTTGAGTCAAAGGAGTTCACGGTTTCACTGCCTGAAAATGATGGAAG GAAGGCCAAGGATTTTAGAGTGATTATTAAGCTTGCTGGAAACACAAGCATACAcaacctgaaggagtttttagctgGTCGACAGATTGAGGCACCTCAAGAAGTCATTCAAGCCCTTGATATTGTTCTTAGGGAGTCTCCATCTACCAA GTATACTTCGGTAGCACGGTCCTTCTTTTCCCCGAGCTTTGGGCATCGGGCACCCATTGGAAAGGCTTAG